The following proteins are encoded in a genomic region of Catellatospora sp. TT07R-123:
- a CDS encoding acyl-CoA dehydrogenase family protein has protein sequence MTTTQREVSADQSREVAEAARESQWLKPSFGKQLFLGRLRMDLIHPWPSPTPDPDAEQFLARLERYVRTEVDGAAIERDARIPDEVFHRLADLGAFGMKIDPKYGGLGLSHLDYCRALELAGSVSPAIGALLSAHQSIGVPQPLKLFGTAEQKQRFLPRLAAGEVSAFLLTEPDVGSDPARMSATAVPVGGGYRLNGVKLWATNGTVATLLVVMALVPRSEGHRGGITAFVVEGDADGVAVERRNAFLGLRGLENSVTRFHDVLVPAENVIGGEGQGLKIALSTLNTGRLSLPAMCVGTAKWCVSVARQWSAQRVQWGRAVGQHEAVATKIAYLAATAYGMESMLNLCCLLADDDRNDFRIEAALVKLYGSEQGWRVVDELVQIRGGRGYESAESLAARGEKAIGVEQLLRDMRINRIFEGSTEIMHLFIAREAVDQHLSVAGALIDPKSTLGAKASALGRATWFYARWLPTLLVGRGTLGGYRSFGRLAPHVRFAERAARRLARDTFRGMARWQGRLEHRQVFLGRIVDIGAELFAIAGTCSRAAASDQREQVELADAFCRQARDRVEVLRRALWHNTDATDAALARRVLDGAYTEFEQGIVAPPTEGEWVAAWHPGPSATPDVRRRIPPR, from the coding sequence ATGACGACCACGCAGCGAGAGGTGAGCGCAGACCAGTCCCGGGAGGTGGCCGAGGCCGCCCGGGAGAGCCAGTGGCTCAAACCCAGTTTCGGTAAGCAGCTGTTCCTGGGACGGCTCCGGATGGACCTGATCCACCCGTGGCCCAGCCCCACCCCCGACCCCGACGCCGAGCAGTTCCTGGCCCGGCTGGAACGGTACGTCCGCACCGAGGTCGACGGCGCCGCGATCGAACGCGACGCCCGCATCCCCGACGAGGTGTTCCACCGCCTCGCCGACCTCGGCGCCTTCGGTATGAAGATCGATCCCAAGTACGGCGGGCTCGGCCTGTCCCATCTCGACTACTGCCGCGCGCTGGAGCTGGCGGGCTCGGTCAGCCCGGCCATCGGCGCGCTGCTGTCGGCGCACCAGTCCATCGGCGTGCCGCAGCCGCTCAAGCTGTTCGGCACCGCCGAGCAGAAGCAGCGCTTCCTGCCGCGACTGGCCGCGGGCGAGGTGTCGGCGTTCCTGCTCACCGAGCCCGACGTCGGCTCCGACCCGGCCCGCATGTCGGCCACCGCCGTCCCGGTCGGGGGCGGCTACCGCCTGAACGGGGTGAAGCTGTGGGCCACCAACGGCACCGTGGCGACGCTGCTGGTGGTGATGGCACTGGTGCCGAGGTCGGAGGGGCACCGCGGCGGCATCACCGCGTTCGTGGTCGAGGGCGACGCCGACGGGGTGGCCGTGGAGCGCCGCAACGCGTTCCTGGGCCTGCGCGGGCTGGAGAACAGCGTCACCCGCTTCCACGACGTGCTCGTGCCCGCCGAGAACGTCATCGGCGGGGAGGGCCAGGGCCTGAAGATCGCGCTGAGCACGCTGAACACCGGTCGGCTGTCGCTGCCGGCGATGTGCGTCGGCACGGCGAAGTGGTGCGTGAGCGTGGCCCGGCAGTGGTCGGCGCAGCGGGTGCAGTGGGGCCGGGCCGTCGGGCAGCACGAGGCGGTCGCCACGAAGATCGCCTACCTCGCGGCAACGGCGTACGGCATGGAGTCGATGCTGAACCTGTGCTGCCTGCTGGCCGACGACGACCGCAACGACTTCCGCATCGAGGCCGCCCTGGTCAAGCTGTACGGCTCCGAGCAGGGGTGGCGGGTGGTCGACGAGCTGGTCCAGATCCGGGGCGGGCGCGGCTATGAGAGCGCCGAGTCGCTGGCCGCTCGCGGCGAGAAGGCGATCGGGGTCGAGCAGCTGCTGCGCGACATGCGCATCAACCGCATCTTCGAGGGCTCGACCGAGATCATGCATTTGTTCATCGCCCGTGAGGCCGTCGACCAGCACCTGTCGGTCGCGGGCGCGCTGATCGACCCGAAGTCGACGCTGGGCGCCAAGGCGTCGGCGCTGGGCCGGGCCACCTGGTTCTACGCCCGCTGGCTGCCCACCCTCCTCGTCGGGCGCGGCACCCTGGGCGGCTACCGCTCCTTCGGCCGCCTGGCCCCGCACGTCCGCTTCGCCGAACGGGCCGCGCGCCGCCTGGCCCGCGACACGTTCCGGGGCATGGCCCGCTGGCAGGGGCGGCTGGAGCACCGGCAGGTCTTCCTGGGCCGGATCGTCGACATCGGCGCCGAGCTGTTCGCCATCGCCGGGACCTGCTCCCGGGCTGCGGCGTCGGACCAGCGCGAGCAGGTCGAGCTGGCCGACGCGTTCTGCCGCCAGGCCCGCGACCGGGTGGAGGTGCTGCGCCGGGCACTGTGGCACAACACCGACGCCACCGACGCGGCCCTGGCCCGGCGGGTGCTCGACGGGGCGTACACCGAGTTCGAGCAGGGTATCGTCGCCCCGCCGACGGAGGGGGAGTGGGTCGCGGCCTGGCACCCCGGGCCGTCTGCGACCCCCGACGTCCGCCGCCGCATCCCACCCCGCTGA
- a CDS encoding TIGR03943 family protein produces MNRQAQGVVMLLLGGAILKASLTDMYLRYVKAGLQPFLIGAGLLLVLAAIMTIWYDVRHGTTVDTECADGHDHADDDHADEHAGHSGGGHGHREPRIGWLLIAPVLGLLLVAPPALGSYAAGQAGTALSSQRTSDFPPLPEGDPVRLSVLDYATRAIFDNGTSLGERTVQLTGFVSLDPDGKPLLTRMILSCCAADARPIKVGLTGSAPEGAAPDTWLEVTGTYSTQTLADPVNGEDIPFLNVATWRPVAAPKEQYE; encoded by the coding sequence GTGAACCGTCAGGCGCAGGGCGTGGTGATGCTGCTGCTGGGCGGCGCCATCCTGAAGGCCAGCCTCACCGACATGTACCTGCGCTACGTCAAGGCCGGGCTCCAGCCGTTCCTGATCGGCGCCGGGCTGCTGCTGGTCCTGGCCGCGATCATGACCATCTGGTACGACGTCAGGCACGGCACCACCGTCGACACCGAGTGCGCCGACGGCCACGACCACGCCGACGACGACCACGCCGACGAGCACGCCGGGCACTCCGGCGGCGGCCACGGCCACCGCGAACCCCGGATCGGCTGGCTGCTCATCGCGCCCGTGCTCGGACTGCTGCTGGTGGCCCCGCCGGCGCTCGGCTCGTACGCCGCCGGCCAGGCCGGCACCGCGCTGTCCTCGCAGCGGACCAGCGACTTCCCGCCGCTGCCGGAGGGCGACCCGGTGCGGCTCAGCGTCCTGGACTACGCCACCCGGGCCATCTTCGACAACGGCACCTCCCTCGGCGAGCGCACGGTGCAGCTGACCGGGTTCGTGTCGCTGGACCCCGACGGCAAGCCGCTGCTGACCCGCATGATCCTGTCCTGCTGCGCGGCCGACGCGCGGCCGATCAAGGTGGGGCTGACCGGCAGCGCCCCCGAGGGCGCCGCCCCGGACACGTGGCTGGAGGTGACGGGGACGTACAGCACCCAGACGCTGGCCGACCCGGTCAACGGCGAGGACATCCCGTTCCTCAACGTCGCCACCTGGCGCCCGGTGGCCGCCCCGAAGGAGCAGTACGAGTAA
- a CDS encoding permease, translating to MRGTDSHTPGTAAPKRRRLGSVEVLAAVLIALLIFRAPLASVLSTPRMQTWTTVFVSVMVQATPFLVFGVVLSAVIAVFVPRSFWAKALPKHPALAVPVASCAGVILPGCECGSVPIAGSLIRRGVTPAAALAFLLAAPAINPIVLTATAVAFPNDPEMVVARGVASIVVAMLMGWLWLRLGKAEWIRLPHRPELDDLSRWRAFWAACRHDIVHAGGFLVLGAMAAATINVLVPESVLQRVADRPVLAVIALAGLAVLLSICSEADAFVAASLSQFSLTARLAFLVVGPMVDLKLISMQAGVFGRRFAFRFAPATFVTAIVVAAGIGWVLL from the coding sequence GTGCGCGGCACTGACAGTCATACCCCCGGGACGGCCGCACCGAAACGGCGCCGCCTCGGCTCCGTCGAAGTGCTCGCCGCGGTGCTGATCGCACTGCTGATCTTCCGGGCCCCGCTGGCGTCGGTGCTGTCGACGCCGCGCATGCAGACCTGGACCACCGTGTTCGTCTCGGTGATGGTGCAGGCCACGCCGTTCCTGGTGTTCGGCGTCGTGCTGTCGGCGGTGATCGCGGTCTTCGTGCCCCGCTCGTTCTGGGCGAAGGCGCTGCCCAAGCATCCCGCCCTGGCCGTGCCGGTCGCCAGCTGCGCCGGGGTGATCCTGCCCGGCTGCGAGTGCGGCTCGGTGCCGATCGCCGGGTCGCTGATCCGCCGCGGCGTCACCCCGGCCGCCGCGCTGGCGTTCCTGCTCGCCGCGCCCGCGATCAACCCGATCGTGCTGACCGCGACCGCGGTCGCGTTCCCGAACGATCCCGAGATGGTCGTCGCCCGGGGCGTGGCCAGCATCGTCGTCGCGATGCTGATGGGCTGGCTGTGGCTGCGCCTGGGCAAGGCCGAGTGGATCCGGCTGCCGCACCGGCCCGAACTGGACGACCTGTCGCGCTGGCGCGCCTTCTGGGCCGCCTGCCGCCACGACATCGTGCACGCCGGCGGGTTCCTGGTGCTCGGCGCGATGGCCGCCGCCACCATCAACGTCCTCGTACCCGAGTCGGTGCTGCAACGCGTCGCCGACCGGCCGGTGCTCGCGGTGATCGCGCTGGCGGGCCTGGCCGTGCTGCTGTCGATCTGCTCCGAGGCTGACGCGTTCGTCGCCGCCTCGCTGAGCCAGTTCTCGCTCACCGCCCGGCTGGCGTTCCTGGTCGTCGGCCCGATGGTCGACCTGAAGCTCATCTCCATGCAGGCCGGGGTGTTCGGGCGCCGCTTCGCGTTCCGGTTCGCCCCGGCCACCTTCGTCACCGCGATCGTGGTCGCGGCCGGGATCGGGTGGGTGCTGCTGTGA
- a CDS encoding ECF transporter S component: MHSFRWRTVDIVVASVLAAAFGVIFWAWGLLWNGPASAVFSGFFPPASAAIYGVWLMPAVLAPLIIRKPGAAVYTELVAASISALLGTTWGFSVLWYGLAEGLAGELGFAAFRWRRWELPQALIAALLSGATAAVLDLTVYYADWSFDYKVSYFAIVVASTLVVAGLGGMLLTKALARTGVLDRFPSGRVRDLV, from the coding sequence ATGCACAGCTTCCGTTGGCGGACCGTCGACATCGTCGTCGCGTCCGTGCTCGCCGCCGCCTTCGGCGTCATCTTCTGGGCCTGGGGCCTGCTCTGGAACGGCCCCGCTTCCGCCGTCTTCAGCGGCTTCTTCCCGCCCGCCTCGGCCGCCATCTACGGCGTATGGCTGATGCCCGCCGTCCTCGCCCCGCTGATCATCCGCAAGCCGGGTGCGGCGGTCTACACCGAGCTCGTCGCCGCCTCGATCTCCGCGCTGCTCGGCACCACCTGGGGCTTCTCCGTGCTGTGGTACGGCCTGGCCGAGGGCCTGGCCGGCGAGCTCGGCTTCGCCGCGTTCCGCTGGCGCCGCTGGGAGCTGCCGCAGGCCCTGATCGCGGCCCTGCTCTCCGGGGCCACCGCCGCCGTACTCGACCTGACCGTCTACTACGCCGACTGGAGCTTCGACTACAAGGTCAGCTACTTCGCCATCGTGGTGGCCAGCACGCTCGTCGTCGCCGGGCTCGGCGGCATGCTGCTGACCAAGGCCCTGGCCCGCACCGGGGTGCTCGACCGGTTCCCGTCGGGCCGCGTCCGCGACCTGGTCTGA
- a CDS encoding ABC transporter ATP-binding protein: MTVIRLNGYGWRHAGRRAWAVRGLDLRIAPGERVLLLGPSGAGKSTLLHALAGLLPDDSGQAEGELRVDAGVGIVFQDPQSQLVMSRAGDEVAFGLENLGWPAERIWPRVDEVLAQVGFGPDRSRPTGALSGGEQQRLVLAGALAPRPGLLLLDEPTANLDPAGAGQVRRALRDAVGSDTTLVLVEHRIAEVLDLVTRVVVLEPGGGVRDDVPPALLRGPLGDDLAAAGVWVPGHPPPRLPAAGPPGDVLVSSHDLRVRDLALPDTTARAGEVLAVTGPNGSGKSTLALALGGLLKPAAGEVRTRYGAPHRWRAPVLAARIGSVFQNPEHQFVTATVREELALGGTAPARQDELLERLRLTHLAGASPFTLSGGEARRLSVATALAARPELLILDEPTFGQDRRTWLELVGMLAGLRDGGHGVVTVTHDPDVVTALADRVVSLPGPPTSYPDAFDSDGGTS; the protein is encoded by the coding sequence CTGACGGTGATCCGGCTCAACGGGTACGGCTGGCGCCACGCCGGACGCCGAGCCTGGGCGGTGCGCGGGCTCGACCTGCGCATCGCCCCCGGCGAGCGGGTGCTGCTGCTCGGCCCGTCCGGGGCGGGCAAGTCCACGCTGCTGCACGCCCTGGCCGGGCTGCTGCCCGACGACTCCGGCCAGGCCGAGGGCGAACTGCGCGTCGACGCGGGCGTCGGCATCGTGTTCCAGGACCCGCAGTCGCAGCTGGTCATGTCCCGCGCCGGGGACGAGGTCGCGTTCGGGCTGGAGAACCTCGGCTGGCCCGCCGAGCGCATCTGGCCCCGCGTCGACGAGGTTCTCGCGCAGGTCGGGTTCGGACCGGACCGGTCCCGGCCCACCGGCGCCCTGTCCGGCGGCGAGCAGCAGCGGCTGGTCCTGGCCGGGGCGCTGGCACCCCGGCCCGGCCTGCTGCTGCTCGACGAGCCGACCGCCAACCTCGACCCCGCCGGAGCCGGGCAGGTGCGCCGGGCGCTGCGCGACGCGGTCGGCTCCGACACCACCCTGGTGCTGGTCGAGCATCGCATCGCCGAGGTGCTGGACCTGGTCACCCGGGTGGTGGTGCTGGAACCGGGCGGCGGCGTGCGCGACGACGTGCCCCCGGCGCTGCTGCGCGGGCCGCTCGGCGACGACCTCGCCGCCGCCGGGGTGTGGGTGCCCGGCCATCCCCCGCCGCGCCTGCCCGCCGCCGGGCCGCCCGGCGACGTGCTCGTGTCCAGCCACGACCTGCGCGTACGCGACCTGGCCCTGCCCGACACCACCGCCCGCGCCGGTGAGGTGCTGGCGGTCACCGGCCCCAACGGCAGTGGCAAGTCCACCCTCGCCCTGGCCCTGGGCGGCCTGCTCAAGCCGGCGGCCGGCGAGGTCCGCACCCGGTACGGCGCCCCGCACCGCTGGCGCGCGCCCGTGCTCGCCGCCCGGATCGGCTCGGTGTTCCAGAACCCCGAGCACCAGTTCGTCACCGCCACCGTGCGCGAGGAACTGGCCCTGGGCGGCACCGCCCCGGCCCGCCAGGACGAGCTGCTGGAACGGCTGCGCCTGACGCACCTGGCCGGGGCCAGCCCGTTCACGCTGTCCGGCGGCGAGGCCCGGCGGCTGTCGGTGGCGACCGCGCTGGCGGCCCGGCCCGAGCTGCTGATCCTCGACGAGCCGACGTTCGGCCAGGACCGGCGTACCTGGCTGGAACTGGTCGGCATGCTCGCCGGACTGCGCGACGGCGGGCACGGCGTCGTCACCGTCACCCACGACCCCGACGTCGTCACCGCCCTGGCCGACCGCGTCGTGTCCCTGCCGGGCCCGCCTACCTCCTACCCGGACGCCTTCGACTCGGACGGAGGCACTTCGTGA
- a CDS encoding energy-coupling factor transporter transmembrane protein EcfT — translation MIVPPTADVTGRWAPLARRTPVSKIVALALFTTAALFTRDLAALTFSLAVTLLAAPLFGITPWGLLRRGWPALFAAATVVLSLTLFAADRSGTVLLHFGPFLVTTTVLANALTLALRLLAIALPSILVFSTTDPTDLADSLIQHARVPARFAIGALAAFRLVGLLGEEWRTITTARRARGLDAGGNPVRWARLFAGTAFGLLVGAIRRGTRLAVAMDARGFDAGVPRGLARPMPWHPADWLLILTALALALTTQLLAHH, via the coding sequence GTGATCGTTCCGCCGACCGCCGACGTGACCGGGCGCTGGGCGCCGCTGGCCCGGCGTACCCCCGTCTCGAAGATCGTCGCCCTGGCGCTGTTCACCACCGCGGCGCTGTTCACCCGCGACCTCGCCGCGCTGACGTTCTCGCTGGCCGTGACCCTGCTGGCGGCGCCGCTGTTCGGGATCACGCCGTGGGGGCTGCTGCGGCGCGGCTGGCCCGCGCTTTTCGCGGCCGCGACCGTGGTGCTGTCGCTGACGCTGTTCGCGGCCGACCGGTCCGGGACCGTGCTGCTGCACTTCGGGCCGTTCCTGGTCACGACGACCGTACTGGCCAACGCGCTGACGCTGGCGCTGCGGCTGCTCGCCATCGCGCTGCCCAGCATCCTCGTGTTCAGCACCACCGACCCCACCGACCTGGCCGACTCGCTGATCCAGCACGCCCGGGTGCCCGCCCGGTTCGCGATCGGGGCGCTGGCGGCGTTCCGGCTGGTCGGGCTGCTGGGCGAGGAGTGGCGGACCATCACGACGGCCCGCCGGGCGCGCGGGCTGGACGCTGGCGGGAACCCGGTGCGCTGGGCGAGGCTGTTCGCCGGTACGGCGTTCGGGCTGCTGGTCGGGGCGATCCGGCGCGGAACCCGGCTCGCGGTGGCGATGGACGCGCGCGGCTTCGACGCCGGAGTCCCGCGCGGCCTGGCACGCCCGATGCCCTGGCACCCCGCCGACTGGCTCCTCATCCTCACCGCCCTCGCCCTCGCCCTCACCACCCAACTCCTCGCCCACCACTGA
- a CDS encoding magnesium transporter CorA family protein — translation MEQYSAAELPALLRRPDGIVWADVPVGDAAAGAVLAEAFGFHALAVRDCVERNRVPKIHVYPDHVFVVLHAPEQGAAGHVHFIELDQFIGARYLVTVHGPVNPAVEPVATTYETAEVLRRLESGRLRPRSPFELSYAIVSALARRQEAFIERQTGEVWRLEQRVTSGRFGDTEKFLEELFQTRHGLIAVRTMATLSREVYGRLASLGRLGTGGVTGPEDRLLLDDIVDQFDRVRAIAHGQADYLQGVIEFYRTRTDTKMTIAAERLAVIAVVTLPVTALSSIYGMNLIVNRQTDVPQLALVLAVMVAMSITLLRWAKHQGWW, via the coding sequence GTGGAGCAGTATTCCGCCGCCGAGCTGCCCGCACTGCTACGGCGCCCGGACGGGATCGTGTGGGCCGACGTGCCGGTCGGCGACGCCGCGGCCGGAGCCGTGCTCGCGGAGGCGTTCGGGTTCCACGCGCTGGCGGTACGCGACTGCGTCGAGCGCAACCGGGTACCCAAGATCCACGTCTACCCCGATCACGTCTTCGTCGTCCTGCACGCCCCCGAGCAGGGCGCGGCGGGCCACGTCCACTTCATCGAGCTGGACCAGTTCATCGGGGCGCGGTATCTGGTGACGGTGCACGGGCCGGTCAACCCGGCGGTCGAGCCGGTGGCGACCACGTACGAGACGGCCGAGGTGCTGCGGCGGCTGGAGTCGGGGCGCCTGCGGCCGAGGTCGCCGTTCGAGCTGTCGTACGCCATCGTGTCGGCGCTGGCCCGGCGCCAGGAAGCCTTCATCGAGCGGCAGACCGGTGAGGTGTGGCGGCTGGAGCAGCGGGTCACCAGCGGGCGGTTCGGCGATACGGAGAAGTTCCTGGAGGAGCTGTTCCAGACCCGGCACGGGCTGATCGCGGTACGGACCATGGCCACGCTGAGCCGCGAGGTGTACGGCAGGCTGGCGAGCCTGGGCCGGCTGGGCACCGGCGGCGTGACCGGCCCCGAGGACCGGCTGCTGCTGGACGACATCGTCGATCAGTTCGACCGGGTGCGCGCCATCGCCCACGGGCAGGCCGACTACCTCCAGGGCGTGATCGAGTTCTACCGCACCCGGACCGACACCAAGATGACCATCGCCGCCGAGCGCCTGGCCGTCATCGCGGTGGTCACCCTCCCCGTCACGGCCCTGTCCTCCATCTACGGCATGAACCTGATCGTCAACCGGCAGACCGACGTCCCCCAGCTGGCCCTGGTCCTCGCGGTGATGGTCGCCATGTCCATCACCCTCCTCCGCTGGGCCAAACACCAGGGCTGGTGGTAG
- a CDS encoding isoprenyl transferase has product MRTRREPKLPTPHPSGATPPRLPADALPKHIAVVMDGNGRWAKDRGLPRTEGHKRGEFSLFDAIEGALEIGVPYLSAYAFSTENWKRSPEEVRFLMGFNRDVIRRRRDQLNELGVRIVWSGRRGRLWKSVIDELETAEQLSRNNTKLTLQFCVNYGGQAEIADAAAAIARDVAAGRLKPDKINEKTFARYLYHPEVPDVDLFLRPSGEQRTSNYLIWQSAYAEHVYLDTLWPDFDRRHLWYACELYAQRDRRFGGALPNPVPPPAPAL; this is encoded by the coding sequence CTGCGCACGCGACGCGAACCCAAGCTGCCCACCCCGCACCCCAGCGGGGCGACCCCGCCCAGGCTGCCCGCCGACGCGCTGCCCAAGCACATCGCGGTCGTGATGGACGGCAACGGCCGCTGGGCCAAGGACCGCGGGCTGCCGCGCACCGAGGGGCACAAGCGCGGCGAGTTCTCGCTGTTCGACGCCATCGAGGGCGCGCTGGAGATCGGGGTGCCCTACCTGTCGGCGTACGCGTTCTCCACCGAGAACTGGAAGCGCTCGCCCGAGGAGGTGCGCTTCCTGATGGGCTTCAACCGCGACGTCATCCGCCGCCGCCGCGACCAGCTCAACGAGCTCGGCGTGCGCATCGTGTGGTCGGGCCGCCGCGGGCGCCTGTGGAAGAGCGTCATCGACGAGCTGGAGACCGCCGAGCAGCTCAGCCGGAACAACACCAAGCTGACGCTCCAGTTCTGCGTCAACTACGGCGGCCAGGCCGAGATCGCCGACGCGGCCGCCGCGATCGCCCGCGACGTCGCCGCAGGCCGCCTCAAGCCCGACAAGATCAACGAGAAGACCTTCGCCCGCTACCTCTACCACCCCGAGGTCCCCGACGTGGACCTCTTCCTGCGCCCCTCCGGCGAGCAGCGCACCAGCAACTACCTCATCTGGCAGTCCGCGTACGCCGAGCACGTCTACCTGGACACCCTCTGGCCCGACTTCGACCGCCGCCACCTGTGGTACGCCTGCGAGCTCTACGCCCAGCGCGACCGCCGCTTCGGCGGCGCCCTCCCCAACCCGGTCCCCCCACCGGCCCCCGCCCTCTGA
- the recO gene encoding DNA repair protein RecO codes for MPGMRRPLYRDDALVLRAQKLGEADRIVTLLTRQHGRVRAVAKGVRRTTSRFGARLEPFSHIDVQCSEGTSLDSVTQVEARDLLGRRFLSDYPRYTAASAIVELAERLTPVEREPAMRLYQLTLGALRALAEAQRPATLVLDAYLLRAMSQAGWAPALRDCAVCGEPGPHRAFSVPSGGVTCLNCRPPGAAHPDPAALDLMSALLIGDWAAAEGAEAPVQRECAGFVAAHLQWHLERQLRSLPLVDRREPA; via the coding sequence ATGCCGGGCATGCGCCGACCCCTCTACCGCGACGACGCCCTCGTGCTGCGGGCGCAGAAGCTGGGCGAGGCCGACCGCATCGTCACCCTGCTCACCCGCCAGCACGGCCGGGTCCGCGCGGTCGCCAAGGGCGTGCGCCGCACCACCTCGCGCTTCGGCGCGCGCCTCGAACCGTTCAGCCACATCGACGTGCAGTGCAGCGAGGGCACCTCGCTGGACAGCGTCACCCAGGTCGAGGCGCGCGATCTGCTCGGGCGCCGGTTCCTGTCCGACTACCCGCGCTACACCGCGGCCAGCGCGATCGTGGAGCTGGCCGAGCGGCTCACCCCGGTCGAGCGGGAGCCCGCGATGCGGCTGTACCAGCTCACGCTCGGCGCGCTGCGGGCGCTGGCCGAGGCCCAGCGCCCCGCCACGCTGGTGCTCGACGCGTACCTGCTGCGGGCGATGTCCCAGGCGGGCTGGGCGCCCGCGCTGCGCGACTGCGCGGTGTGCGGCGAGCCGGGGCCGCACCGGGCCTTCTCCGTACCCTCCGGCGGGGTCACCTGCCTCAACTGCCGCCCACCCGGCGCCGCCCATCCGGACCCGGCCGCCCTCGACCTGATGTCCGCCCTGCTCATCGGGGACTGGGCCGCGGCCGAGGGCGCCGAGGCACCCGTGCAGCGCGAATGTGCGGGTTTCGTGGCGGCGCACTTGCAGTGGCACCTGGAGCGGCAGCTACGCTCTCTGCCGTTGGTTGATCGCCGGGAGCCGGCCTAG
- the era gene encoding GTPase Era, which yields MADNSYRAGFACFVGRPNAGKSTLTNAIVGQKIAITSNKPQTTRHVIRAVLHRPDAQLVLVDTPGLHRPRTLLGERLNDLVRATWSEVDVIGLCIPANEPVGKGDTFIAGEIAELKATVVAVVTKTDLVSKDALAEQLLAVDALGAFAAVVPVSAVGSDNLDRLVDVMIGYLPQSPQLYPDSMLTDEPEHVLIAEMIREAALEGVRDELPHSIAVLVEEIIPGENNLTKVYAHVYVERQSQKAIMIGAKGSRLKEVGMKARADIEELLGTRVYLDLHVRVAKDWQRDPRQLRRLGF from the coding sequence GTGGCGGATAACTCATACCGTGCCGGTTTTGCCTGTTTCGTCGGACGACCGAACGCCGGCAAGTCGACACTCACCAATGCGATCGTGGGCCAGAAGATCGCGATCACCTCGAACAAGCCCCAGACCACCAGGCACGTCATCCGCGCGGTGCTGCACCGCCCCGACGCGCAGCTGGTGCTGGTCGACACCCCAGGGCTGCACCGCCCGCGCACCCTGCTCGGCGAGCGCCTCAACGACCTGGTCCGCGCGACCTGGAGCGAGGTCGACGTGATCGGCCTGTGCATCCCGGCCAACGAGCCGGTCGGCAAGGGCGACACCTTCATCGCGGGCGAGATCGCCGAGCTCAAGGCCACCGTCGTCGCGGTGGTCACCAAGACCGACCTGGTCAGCAAGGACGCGCTGGCCGAGCAGCTGCTCGCGGTCGACGCGCTCGGCGCGTTCGCCGCCGTGGTCCCGGTCAGCGCCGTCGGCAGCGACAACCTCGACCGCCTGGTCGACGTCATGATCGGGTACCTGCCGCAGTCGCCGCAGCTCTACCCCGACAGCATGCTCACCGACGAGCCCGAGCACGTGCTCATCGCCGAGATGATCCGCGAGGCGGCCCTGGAGGGCGTACGCGACGAGCTGCCGCACTCCATCGCGGTCCTGGTCGAGGAGATCATCCCGGGCGAGAACAACCTCACCAAGGTGTACGCCCACGTCTACGTCGAGCGGCAGAGCCAGAAGGCCATCATGATCGGCGCCAAGGGCTCGCGGCTCAAGGAGGTCGGCATGAAGGCCCGCGCCGACATCGAGGAGCTGCTCGGCACCCGGGTCTACCTCGACCTGCACGTCCGCGTCGCCAAGGACTGGCAGCGCGACCCGCGCCAGCTGCGCCGCCTGGGCTTCTAG